The genomic region ATCACCGCGGAACGTCTCAAAATGGTCATTTTTTATCGTCACGTCCATCACAAGAGAGCCTTCAACACATTTCACCGTGCATTCATTAAGTGCTAAATAACGCGCCGCTGAATCACCATTAATATAAGATACCATTACCTCGAGCAACGGATACTCGACAACGTCAAATGGCGTCTTCGCGATATCAATCACAAGCTTTTCCACCTCTTGCGGCGTCCAATCCGCATAAAAGCCGAGATGTCCAGTATGTACGCCAATAAAAGCCGTTTCTGCCAAACGCGCTTTATAACGGTGGAAGTTACTTAAGAGCGTCCCATCTCCACCGACAGAGATGACTAGATCAGGCTCTTCAGGGTCCCACTTCAAATCAAAGTCTTCTAAGTACTGACGCATTTTCTTGCATAGAGCATCAGAAGTTTCATCACCTTTAGATGTCAACATAAATTTCATATCCATTCACCTGCTTTTTCCAAGGCGGATTATTTTTTTTCGCGTTTTCGTAAAAACATTTGGTGCGCTTCTTGAATTTCACCACGTATTTTCGACATCTCTTCATCCAGCTGAAAAGCCGCTTCAGCAGCTCGTTGAATCCTCATCTCAATGCCAGGCGGAAGCTGACCTTTATATTTATAATTTAAAGAATGCTCGACTGTTGCCCAAAAATTCATTGCAAGCGTGCGAATCTGAATTTCGACAAGGATTCGTTTAAGACCATTGTGCGTCTCGACAGGATAACGAATGACAACGTGGTAGGAACGATAGCCACTTTCCTTTTTCTGGGCAATGTAATCTCGTTCCTCTACAATCTCAAAGTCATTGCGCGCTCGTAAATAATGAACAACTTTTTCAATGTCATCAACAAACTGACACATCATCCTTAATCCGGCAATATCTTGAATGCCTTCCTCTAACTGATGAAAAGGCACACCTTTGCGCCGGGCT from Litoribacterium kuwaitense harbors:
- a CDS encoding NAD kinase, encoding MKFMLTSKGDETSDALCKKMRQYLEDFDLKWDPEEPDLVISVGGDGTLLSNFHRYKARLAETAFIGVHTGHLGFYADWTPQEVEKLVIDIAKTPFDVVEYPLLEVMVSYINGDSAARYLALNECTVKCVEGSLVMDVTIKNDHFETFRGDGLCISTPSGSTAYNKALGGAIVHPSLEAIQLAEMASINNRVFRTVGSPLILPKHHTCLLEPVNDVDFTVTIDHLTLLHKDVQSIQCKVAKEKVRFARYRSFPFWSRVRESFIGDAE
- a CDS encoding GTP pyrophosphokinase; its protein translation is MENWEQFLAPYEQAIEELKVKLKGMRKLFEIDQQHSPIEFVTGRVKPISSILDKARRKGVPFHQLEEGIQDIAGLRMMCQFVDDIEKVVHYLRARNDFEIVEERDYIAQKKESGYRSYHVVIRYPVETHNGLKRILVEIQIRTLAMNFWATVEHSLNYKYKGQLPPGIEMRIQRAAEAAFQLDEEMSKIRGEIQEAHQMFLRKREKK